A window of Marmota flaviventris isolate mMarFla1 chromosome 11, mMarFla1.hap1, whole genome shotgun sequence genomic DNA:
TGCTGCTTTCCACCTGGGTGCCCTTTCAGAGCTAGGACCTGGTAAGTCTCACCCACTAATCACTGTCCTGCACTGCCTGATGTTCAGAATCTAAAAACTTCTCTATTGCCCCCAGGTTTTTGCTGATCTCAGGAAAGTAAATCCAGTCTTGTTACTCACATTGCAAGCACTAGTACCCTgttctttatctttcttctgaTGGCTTGTCAGATTCCTTCTGCAGCCAGGGGAAAACCCTTTAGTTTGTCTCCATATCACTGATCTATTTTCTGTGTCAATCCTGTCCATTCAGATGTGGGCTTCATTGTTATTTCCTCTTCCAGctccttttctgtatttcatttttacctTTGTAGCCTATTCTCTACTTGTGACTTAGTTAACTGAGTCAAAGACGCAGCTTGCTGTTTTCCTAAATGTGATTTTCCTCCAAGTTTTTTTGATCCTATACTTCATTTGTTATCTTTATCCTTAAGAGTGTCCTGGagattctttctttctgcagTATTTCTTCATAGGCCCTTATGCAAGCAATACGCTCTGCCCAGACCTGGCACCTGTCTTCTGATGGAAGGGTAGCTAGCTCAGTTAGGGGGCAGCAAATGCCCTGAGTGACTTACTGCCTGGGCTGGTGAGGGTGCCTACTTCTCTGGATGACTCTTTGAACAGCCTGCCTCTGACATACTTTTCTACATTTACTCATTAATGGCCTACCCAGCCGTGCAGATAGAAGGTCCATATTCCAGGCGTGGACCGACCTGGGGAAGGGTGGGAATACATATGTAAGAAGTGCAGTCCCTGGCATCTGTGCTTTGGGAAACCTGGGCGGCGGGAGGTTCCTCAGAAGTGGCCACCTGCTGTAAGAGCAGAAAGAAGTCACAGTAGTGGCACCACAGGAACTGAATCTGGGATGAGCCCCAAGAAGGAAGCCAAGTGTCTCAGCAGAGTGGACATCATTCCAGGGCAGGAAAGCACTACTTTGAGGCCAGGGACCTTGGGTCAGTAGCTGGCGAAAATGAGGCTAGCAAGAGTGGACAGAGGTCTGATTACAAGGTGAAGAAGATGGACAGAGGTGTTTTAGAAACCTTTCTGGCAAGGCAGGGAGGGTCTGGGGAGTCCCCAAACCCCCAGCATGTTTTGGCCTCACCCAGATGTTGGGTAAGGGCTTCCTCCAATGACTGCATTTTCTGTCACACATTCTTACTGGTCTGGCAAGGCCCACAGCAAGTGCCATGGGGCCATGGAGACAGAACACAATCCGACTTGTGGCTGAAACCCTTCAAACAGGGAATACGGCTATTTACCTACAGTGCCGCACCCAGCTATGCATGGCCAGGGGAAGGAAGAACACAGTGAGGCCACTGAAGttggaacactttttttttttttaagagagagatgtttgaggattaaatgaactctaaatagggcaaaggggaaaaggggagggagggggcataggaATAGGAAATACAGTGGAATGCAATGATCATCATTACcctagtacatgtatgaagacatgaagaatatgactctactttgtgtacaaccagatatgaaaaattgtgctctgtatgtctaatatgaattataatgcattctgttgtcatagaacaaaattaaaaaaaaattaaaaataaataaaaaagccttCCACTGATGggccacctcaaaaaaaaaaaagagagacttttGAGAATACCCATGACGGGAACGAGACCAGACGGCCTTCTAGCACCATGCACAGCACAGCAGTCAGGATGGGAACTCCAGCGAGGCTGGACACTGAGGGGCGAAAACCCAACATAGAGCAGAGCAAGGTGGTCTCAGGAGGCCTGCCAGGCGCTCCACTGTCACCAGAGCAGAGAATAAAATGCCCCATGTGAGCTGTGGACCAAGGCTTGAAGGAACCTAGATGAAGCCCTGAGCCGCTACAGCTGCCACCTCAGCTGGAGACTGGTGCCTGCCTGTGTCTGAGGCCTGGTTCCCAGGGAGTCTCTCCTCTGGCAAGGGAAGGTTTTGGAACAAGCACTGTCATTTCCAAGCAGCCCTACTGAAAGCTAAAAAACAGTGCATTTACTGGAAGAACTCTGGATCTATGAATTTGACAATGAAAATTAATGAGCCCACCTCTGAGCTTTCTCAGGAGAGGATTCAGTTGTTTTTATAACTCAATGCGAATAAACGCACAGTCTCAACAAATCCAACACTCCCAGCAAAGGCTTtttgaaggacttttttttttttttaataaatgtttttcccACTCAATAAATCAATTCTGTAACCCATGACCCAGCACAAGAAGGCAACAGCGATGGGTGGTATGACTCCTCTGAGCTGGCCTCCCTAAGCTGTCAAGGTATTTTTTCCTCAGGGCAGGGCATTAGGAAGGGCGGATTCACaggttttctcatttttcaagttCTTTGACGAAAGAATGGTAAACATTTTACTAAGACtatattttagcattttacttAGCACATTTTGTGAAGAATAGTGAAATCATAAACAAATCTAAGTTTCCAAGatggaacatttttaaatggataaagaTGAGAACACCCTTGGAATGGATAGATGGTACGCAGCTGAGAAAGTCTCTGCTTGGAGACTATAATTGGCGGCCTAACACTTCTTGGaatttttacatgaaaaataattgcttgattttattatttgttaaatgtCTCATGTGCATAGgaatttgtgatttatttttaaacctcTTGGGAAGGAAGGGAGTTTCTGCTCTGAGGAGTGCTCCTGCTGGTGCAGTGTGTAGGGGAGACCTAAGGAGAGACATGAGCCTCCCAGGACAGGCCCACTCACAAGTCATTCCTTCTAAGAGTGCTTGAAAAACACGCAGCTTGCACATCAAACTGTAAGTAGAGTCACAGAGACCCTGCAGAACACAGCCAGGAACAGGAGTTAGGAAACAAAGATCTGGATGTCCAAAAGCTCCATGTCCCCAAGGGCCTGCCACTTCAATCCACGTCTCGGGTGAGCCTCTAGGATTCCCATCCATGGCAGATCAGAAATTCACTATTACTAGTTGGTTGGGGGCATGTGGACCAGGGCCAGAAATGTGGCTTTGGCCTGAGAGTGGGGAGGAACCTCAAGATGCCAATAAGTCTGAAAGCCAGGGTCACAGTCACCAGCAGGTCCCAGGGAACTCATTGGTCAAGCACCCAGCACAGCACGAACTACtcactgccatgagctgagactGGGTATATTCTTTAGAGGTGGGGGAGGGCAAAATATCTCTGAAGGATTTCTCTTGGGCAGGATGAAATGACTCAACCATCTGAAACgtcagttttaaagaaaaagtctGACAATAAGCAAAGTGTTTTCCTATTGTGCAAATACCGTGAAGTCAGAACTAACAACTGACATGGCTTTCACTGTGGTCCCTTCCTACCCTGGGCATGTCTCCAAGAAACAATGAGCACTGGCACCAGTTCTCCCACAGAAGCACTCTCATGAGAGCATCCCTACCCACAATGCCTACCCTTCCTCCTCTGCACCCAGATGTGTGGCATGTTAGCCAGGGTCCACTCTCAAGTCTAAGGGTAAAATCCTGACGCTGACCTGCTGGATCTCCACCAGAGGTTAACCAAACAATCAGACATTCTGTAATTAAGAAAAGTCAAGTAAACCCCATAGATGGCAGACAGGGGCAACTCCAAAGGAGAAAGCTAGCAGTTAAACCTGAGTGTTagacagaaaatgaaatcagacaaacatttattttgcatttgattCTACTGGTTCAGATGTCTGAACGCTGGAATGAAGCCACCTGCCTCTCTTCAGGGCTCCTCCTCTGGAGCGCATTAAGCTGTCCACGTGTGGCACATGCTGCTGCTGAGCCATGACCCTCCAAGGCCTCGGAGGCTCACCCCAGATAGGCCCCAGAACCACAGCAACTCAGAGACAGCCACAGTACAGTCCCGAGAGTCCAGACACTGTCTGGGCTGATTCCCTCCTGAGTATCTGTCCTGTCTTGGGACAGTAAAAGCCTGGCTCTGACAAGCAGGGCCTGGCTGACACTCAAGTGACCACTCAGGACCACCATACCCCTCCCAGCCTGCTTCCTCTGGGCAATGTGTGAGAAAGGGCtccctgcctttttatttttatcatccaGATGTGGCTTCAAAGGGCTCTAAAATGTCCTTGCCATATCTGAATTGGAAAGCAAGAGCTGGTATTTAGGAGCCAGATTCCAGCTCATTTGGACAGAATGAGTGATGTCTTTCGTCATTACTTTGTATTTCTCTTCAATAGTTGCTTGACCCAACATCTATCTGCtctatacaatgaaaatacaaactaaatgagaatagaaaaaaataattaaagcattAAATTGTACAAATTACAAATCTGTTCCAAAATATacttacattaaataaaatacgCATTTCAGTAAGATCTACAGTGAATGACTGTGCTCTGGGAAGCCTCACATCTGGGCAGGGCCAGCATTTGCGGGAGAAGCTAAGAGAATGTGCATCCAACCACAGTGTGCCATAGTTTCTTATTGTCAATCTGCAAATGACACTGGATACCCATCTGCTGGGGAAGGGGAAGCAAGCGCTAGCCTCAATGCTGAGCCCATTACTACTTCCCAGGAGTCTCACTGACAGCCTAGACAGCACAGTTTCAGAAAAGTGAACATGTTAAGGGAGGCAGACAACTCTTTAGAGGCCCAAACACGTTTCCTGCTGTATTTATGCTGCATTCCCCGCCTACGGTGGGCGGTCAGGAGGATGGTCTTCTTCAGGACAAGGTCACAGGACTGGGACAATCCCGTGGGATTGAGGGAGCgtgaggacagggaggagggctACCTCGTGCTGCTTCACACTAGAGACAAACTGTGACACACAGTCCATGGGCCTGCAATCATCTCCTCTTATCATCTGGCATAACGCTTGATGTAGTCGTCCACCTTATTCCGGAAGTCCTCCtgtggagaagagagagagtgtgCATGACTGAGGGAAGCAACGCTTCAGAGTCAGATGCCCCAGAGGGAAAGCCCCTGTAAGAGGCCTGGCTCATGACACTGCCTGCTGTGCTGGGGTGGGCAGAGACATCTGCAAACCCTGATCACACCTGGCCCACAAGCCAAGACTCCCTTGACCACAAACACAAGCATCAGCTGCTGCTCTTGGGGCCCTTGTTTCCAGATCTGCCTTCCAGAGTGGCTTTCCTGGACCTTCTGCCCACTTAAAACATGCTTATCTTTCATGGCTCACAAGTAGCCTAGCCCCAGCCTCAGGGTGACTGCACTGCCCAGAGGAAAGGTGGGTATGCTATGAAGTGCAAACTTCACACACAAGAAGCAGAGTCCATCTGGATGCCTAGGCATTTCAGGTGATAGTAGTGGGACTTGCATGGCCAGAATGACAGGAAAGCTTCAGATGTCTCTAGACCCACACGGCTGCCCTTACAATCCATAGGAGGCCCACATGCCAGGTCATCTCAAGCACCCTGGCCAGATGgcacgccccccacccccccgcaccCCGGGGTTTAATGCTTCCTCATCCACAGTGAGAACAGACCCCAGCCCCACTGCCAGCTGCTCAAGTGTGGGCCACATTCAGTGACAGCAACTTTACCAGCTCAGTTCCATTATGCTTTTCCCTTCCCCATGGGTGTAGAtgctttgtttcaaaataaatagtcTTCTTCAAGGGACATAGGCACCCATCTACACTGCCAGCAGGCCAGGCACAGTCACAGCCACAGAAAACAACCAGGTGAAAGCTACTCGAATTAAGGATGCATATCATCCTTGACCCAGTGACCCAGTTCTAGGACTCCCTTCTGTTGATATAAAACCACCAGTATTTCAGGTTGTATTTACAAAGGATATTTATTGAATTACTGTTcctagttggaaaaaaaaaaaacttcataggGAACACCAGcgaatggtttttaaaaaatatggtagaGTCACTTCATAGAACATAAGGCAGCTTCTGAAATGAATGAGTGCTGGTTGATGCATTAATTGGGAGGGAAAAAGTTAATTAAGGACAAAAAGGAATGGAAGATTAAGAGTAAGAAACAAGACCACAATTCTGGGAAAAGGTCAAGCCCCATGTGTATGCATGAAAAAGCTCAGCAAAGGCTGTGTGAGGTGGAGGCAGCCTGCAAGAGCCCAGCAGTGGGGTCTACTGCTACTCGTTGCCAATGTGCCTGTGCTGTTAAACAAGGAGTCACTGCCTGTTACTAACACTCAATTTTACTAGGAAACCCCATCTAATAAAAACCACTTCTCTATGTAGGCAAAcgctttcccaaggtcacacaagttTTCTttaacacattatatatatatataaattgcttTAACTTCCAGTCTTGCATTCCACCACTCTCAATTTCTCATTTGTGCAATCAAGAGATGGTAGtaattagggctgggatgtagctcacaggtaaagcacttgccttgcatgtgcgaagccctgggtttgatccctagtttcaaaaaagaaaagaccaaaaaaaaaaaggtagatttGTCTTTTTACTATTACaccaacctaaaaaaaaaaccctgttcaTGGCTCACCTTGTCCCGCAAATGATGTTCTGCAGCTTCAATATTCAGTGGATCATCAAAATTCAAAAGGTccttaaaaagagagaaactcaAGGTGAACACCGGAGAATCTGCTTGTCTGGTGTCACAGTCTTCACCCTACAAAGCAGCAACAAAACCTAATCAGCCACCTGCAGGCTCAGCTGAGTTGGGAGCACCTCTGAGTCCTCAAGCTCCTGTGGTGTCAGAGTGCTGGGCTGGCTGGTTCTCTGTGCAAAAAGATAGCTGACAGCTGATTGCAAGAGCTCAGGGGTATGTTATATACAACTGTCTAAACGTCAGTGGGAATAGAGAAAATAGCAACCACATTAACTTCattaatttctgatatttttgatAAATGGAGAATGATAACCACTCGCACTGTGagcatttctaaataaaaaacccattctgttttataaacattaattttccctttatttaatgATACCTTTGCCTCCAGGCACCTGTTGTTTATCTTCCAAACTTTCTGGATCTCCCTGTCTTTGACTCGCCTTCATGGACACCCACTCACAGGCTGGCGTTCCCGCCTCAGGGGagcagactcttttttttttttttagtaccagggattgaactcaggggcactcaaccgctgagccacatccccagccctatttttttaaaaatatttttttagttgtagttggacacaatacctttatttttatgtggtgctgaagattgaacccagcgcttcgcatgtgctaggcgagcactctaccgctgagccacaacctcagcacccccagccctattttgtattttatttagagacagggtctcactgtgttgcttagtagtgtcttgcagttgctgaggctgcctttgaacttgtgatcctcctgcctcagcctcctgggccacggggattacaggcgtgtgccactgtgcccggtgGGAGCAGATTCTTGATACCTTAAAAAGCAATGGCCTACCcactctcctctcctcccagaaGCACCTGGACTTTGAAGCAGAGGCCATATCTGAACTCCCTGTTCTCCTTGAAACTCAGGCCAGCAAGACTTGTAAGGTGTGCCCTATGATGGGTCATTGTAAGGACAACCATATTCCTCTTCAGGAATTATGTTAAATTTGGGGACTGCATTCCTGATTTGGAAATATATATGGGAATGGTGGATAACACGGTacaaatatagcaaaaaaaaaaaaaaaaaaaaaaacctaagaattGGAAAATTAGACTCCAAGTCCTAGACATAGGCAAAATATATAAGTACATACTATACGCAATACCTAGTATATATAAAGACTTCCCTTTACCATAGACCTCACCTAGAATGAAAATATTAGATGGAATAACCAATACAGACTTAAGTCACACTCTGACTGGCTCTTCAGGATCTGGAAGCTTTGAGCACTTGGAGATGGGGAGCCACCACCagatttctctaaataaaaagtctAAGGAACTAATGTGCATTTCCTTCCACCAACTCCCCAGTACCAAGTCACCAGCCAAAACCTGCTTGTGGTTGAGGAACCTGGGACAGACAGGTGGCTCCAGAGAGATGCTTTTGGTGGTGGAGCAAATGACAGTGAGAGGGCCCCCAAGAGGTCTGCCTTAGTTCCTGCTCTCAGTGGCTCTCAGGCAAACTGAGGACGCAAAGGCTCAACCCGACAGTCCCACTGCTGGGCTGACTTAAGATCATGCTCTCCCTTTGCAGCAACACAAATGGAACTTCATTTGCTTCATGAAGAAACCAACGCCTGTGACAGAGCCACGGGCACAGCCAGACTGTCCTGGGAGCCAAGTGCAGGCCACAGCCACAGGTGCTGCCTTTCCAGGGAGCAAGGAGCTCCGGAAATCACTGCAAGTGCTGGTCTCTTTGCTTGTGGGGCAGGTGTCGCCCAGGAACACAGACAAAAAGGCAAAGGTAGGCAGGGACGCTCAGCTCAGTATGAAGCTCTTGTCAAGAAGAGCAGCAGACCTGGCTGTGGCACGTCTGAATAGTGCATACACACAACAAGGGCCAGGAGGACACCCTGGCAGACTGTCCAGGGCAGGTGTGTGTTCATAGAGGGTCCTGGGACTTTTCcaaaagtagaaattattttttattcggAGACATACCCCTGGATGCTTTGAAAGCTCTTCTCTGAATCAGAAAGTAAAGATTCAAAGaaacaagtatattttaaaaaaatttttagttatacatggacacaatacatctattttggttatttatttttatgtggtgctgaggatcaaacccagtgcctcacctgtgtgaggcaagtgctctgccactgagtcacaaccccagcccaagaaacaaatatatttaaaagccaAGGTAGAAGCTTTCAGGTGTGTCCTTCCAGTCCTGCCTGCCTGCAATTCCAGTCAGCCTAGAGGCACTGTCATCCAAGAACAGCAAACTTCAGAGGCTCAGAGACAACAGAAACCGgctgtaaggtcctgggttcctgGATGACCACATCATCCACATAACCAGGACCCCTAGGAGAGAAGAGGGCCACCAAATGGGTTGCCTGGTGAGACGGCAGGCACAGGCAGGGACTGGGCACAAAAAACACAGAGGAATAGCTACCTGCTGAAGAAGCCAAAGCAAGTGGAACCAGGCTTGTCACCCAGAAGGTGGAGGCAGCTTGCCCAGCAGGGCTTCCCCTGATGGCCTCCCCATGTCACTCCAAAGCCCCTGAGGTTCCCATGCCACAGTTCTATCTCTGACCATAAACAGCGATAGGAACGATGGGTAACTACATGCATGGCTTGCTTTTAATCCCCTGGGCTAGCATTAAGGGGGATTAATTAATTGAAACATATTAGCATTATGTTTCAAACCAGGGAAAGCAAAACAACTTGGGAGTTTGATCAATATACTTACagtaaataaagaatttaatCCCCAAACAACAtcctgaaataaaaaagaaaacagaaaacaaaattttaggcTCCTGCTCAATGAAAGTCTTTAAACCCATGACCAAAAATATGCTTTGTGCCATACCAAAACCTATCCtaagcacttttttttcccctcaagacaaagagaaaataacctttttttttttcaagtataataAGCCAGGAAATTTAGAGACCAAGCAGCCACGGGAATAAATATAAGGTCAAAAGGAACATCAACTGCCTTTCCTCAGACCCAGGGCAGGAGCCCACAGGCCACATGCATGCTTCTGCCACCAACCAACCACTCCCACCAGCCATGACAAATAGGCTTCTGACTTCTGAAAAGTACCTTAAAATAATATCTGTCGTTTTTAACATCAATTGCACTCGGAGCTCATGGATAAACTAATTACCTATGTCCTACTGAGTTCTAATACTTTTGCTCTACTTAACTTCCAGAATCAAGGAAGACTCACGGTTCAAGGACTagagatttttattaaaataaaactgaaagctGCATTGTTCCATCTGTACTGACTCAAGATCTGCAACTCAACTACAAAGtctttctccctctgcctcttcATCAGCTAGagtctttcatcttttttaaactggatctCATGATCATCCCATATTCTCTGctatttggtaatttttatttgtcttctctgctttctttcatccacccacccactggCCCAATCCCCACCCTCCTGGTGTGAGCTAGGCCTTGGGCTGGAGCTGGGTGTGGGAATAAGCTCCACTTCTATTGGTGGTGGGGTATCAGACAGAGGGCTGGCCAGCAGGTCAACACCAGAGCACCAATCCTGGGGGAGAGGTCCCACAGTGGAAGTGGCAGTCATTTGAGTGGGGGcctgcaggaggagcaggagtcTGCCAGGTGGAAGTCTGGAGAAGGGGGTACCTACCAGGTAATCTGGCAGACACTAAATCCCGAGAGGACAGAACACATCAAGGGCATGAAGAAAGGTTGGAGAGAAGGCCAAAGCTTGGGAGGAACTGGGTCACAACTGCATGAAGTCTGCAATATTCCCTGACACTGGACTGGGGTCAAAACCCCTTCCCTACACTGTTCTTCCAAAGTGTCAATGTGGTGATAGAAACCCACCATCTGACAGGAGTGATCTACACAGGAAAGACTGCAGCTCTCTCCTGGGCACACTCCTGTTGAATGATCAATGGCTTCCTATGCTGTCTGTTGGTGTGGCTCTGAAACCTGCACTGTGTGCTCCTGTCCCAGGCTCCTGAATGGCACCTGGCACTGGCCAATGAGACTGACCCAACCAGAACAGACTGGAGCCAATGCTTCACCAAGCAGCCCAGGCAGTGGGcagtggggagaggaggaagcaGGCGTGCCTGGCCACCTGTGTGGGGTGCCAGGTGAGGACCATAGAGGAGGACTTGTGCCCCAAAGGTGCCAACTCTTACCTTTAAGGTTCTCGTGGGAGCCCAGCCAGTGCCATCAATCGAATGTTCTCTCAGTAAACTGAAACAGACACAGAAACGCACAGCAGCTAGAAAGGAAGCACCTAAGTTACCTGAGCCAAAGGCACAGCTGGAATACAACTAGAGTCCTCAGCCCACTGTTTTATCTTAGGACAAAAGGAGATCTACTTTTTGGGAAACCTGTCTTTGCTCTGCAGCTTGCTATTTCCTGTCCTGCTGATGGCTGCCTTCTCTACTTCCAAGGTTGAATGCATATTCAGTTATAATGacctgtgttatttttatttactgtacCTTTAATCCTAGCCACAGATGTTTAAAGCATACTTAAAACAACATACAAGAAATATTGGTcaatttaatattcaaaaatgatagcaacaaacatgaaaacagcagctgggcacagtggtgcacgtctgtaatcccatgcggcttggaaggctgaggcaggaggatcatgagttcaaagctagcctcagcaacttagtgaggccgtaagcaactcagtgagaccttgtctctaaataaaatataaaaaggactggggatgtggctcagcggttgagtgcccctgggatGAGTtgccctagtaccaaaaaaaaaaaaaaaaaagaaagaaaaagaaaagagcaataACTAAAGCCCAAAGCTGACCATTTTTGTATCAAGCATAATGGAAAGTGTTGTGTCGTTAAACTTACTTCATGCCTCTGACAACCCGTGAATAAAATGCCAACATTTCCTTGTCTTACAGAGAAAACATGCCCAAGGAGCACGCTTGGCAAGTGGTGTGTCGTTCAAACCCAGAACCTGTGTTCTGAGCCACCACTGATGGGGCTCACCACGATGTTGAGTTCATCACACAgacattttgttattatttatgtgGGTGTGGCGGGGGGTAATGTGAATGGAACTCTGATAcaccactactgagctacatattgctaagttgaccaggctggcctcacaattgggatcttcctgcctcagcctcccaagctgataaaattataggtgtgcaccatcacacacaaatcacatgacattttaaaaacattttatttattttttagttttgtagtactagggattgtacccaggaatactttaccactgaactacactcctagccctttattttttttattttgaagcaaggtcttgctaagtttcccaggctggctttgaacttgcaatcctcctgcttcagcctcctgcgTCACCAAGcacctgggattgcaggtgtgcactgCAGTACCAGCTCTCACAAGACAAGTtagtagatatttttttaaaaactaagaaggGAAAACTTCAGCAGATTAATGCAAAATTCTGGAGAGGATTCACTCCTTGGTTGGAAGGACTGAGCTGCAAGGTGGCACACCATGTTTCAGAGGTGTGGTGGGGTCCTGTTTCTTAAACTGATGCCTGAGGATCATTTTATATCAGCTGCAAATGCACACTGTGTTCTCTCACATATGTTATTCCATACTTTGAAAAAAACCGAGTTACTGTCAAGCTTCTGTTGGAGATAAAgttatttttgcatttgttaaattattatattatgctATTACTTTGATCTGTACATAGAAGTCCCCAGGCTAGCTGTCGATATCAGGCTTTTATAAAAAGGCCATAATTATAAGCTGAGACAATGGTGGGGgggcagtattggggattaaacccagaggcaccttaccactgagcaacatcccagccctttttatttttcatcttaagacagggtctcattaagttgctgaggacttcactaacttgctgaggttggctccAACTTACAGTCCTCCTGACTTAGCAGAATTACAgctgtgagccaccatgcccagcaaggcaactttttttattaaaatatgttgaaATCCACGAAATCCACATAAGTCGGATTCAGAtcaggagaaaataaatacttagaaTTTGAATCAAAGCTAAAATCTTAATTATCTATGAATATCAGTGagaaaaaatataaccaaatttaaataagccattaaaatttactttgaactttaaaaagaacACTCAAATCATGAAACCTAAAAACTGGATAGGCATCTTTCTGCTTCACAGAGATTTCAGTGAATTTGATGTTAGATGAATTAGAAACTTCTACAACTTTTGAATACCTTTTGGGGAACCATCTGTCAAATCCTAGTGGCTTTTACGGTCCAGTACAAGACTATTACTgagtggcgggggggggggggggggggggcagttctGATCTAGCTCATCCTCTTTTAATGTCACCTTTGGTTAGGTGCTTGTTGGTTTCCTGGACTTACCTACCAAACAGCAAGCCTCATAAGAGCAGGGAATGCAAATTGCTCTCCACCTGCTTAGGCATGATCAGCAGCAGGGAGGGGAGGCAAGCGAAACAGAGGGAGCTCAGGTTAATGAGACGCCTGTCAGTGTCCTCGTGGTTTTGCCAGGGCAGGAAAACTTCACACATGGAAGCAGGTACCTGGGAAGCAAGTGCCACTGGGGAGGCTAGGTTCAGGGTCTGCTGGCCATGGGTCTTATCAGCCTGTGGGCAGCAGTGAGGCTCTCAAGGTGTGGTGCTCTAGTCACTGAGGAAGTTCTAGCCTGGCCTCAACAGAGGGTTGTCCAACTATCAGGTGCAAGACTTACGGTCATCAGGTTACTAAGAAAAGAATCAG
This region includes:
- the Ube2f gene encoding NEDD8-conjugating enzyme UBE2F isoform X6, whose amino-acid sequence is MLTLASKLKRDDGLKGSRTSATTSDSTRRVSVRDKLLVKDEGYYQGGKFQFETEVPDAYNMVPPKVKCLTRIWHPNITETGEICLSLLREHSIDGTGWAPTRTLKDVVWGLNSLFTGEDCDTRQADSPVFTLSFSLFKDLLNFDDPLNIEAAEHHLRDKEDFRNKVDDYIKRYAR